One genomic segment of Methanobrevibacter boviskoreani JH1 includes these proteins:
- a CDS encoding rubredoxin — protein MAVYVCKVCGYRYDEDAEGTPFADLPDDYVCPVCGVGKDQFAEE, from the coding sequence ATGGCTGTATATGTTTGTAAAGTATGTGGTTACAGATATGATGAAGATGCAGAAGGTACTCCATTTGCTGATTTACCAGATGACTATGTTTGTCCAGTATGTGGTGTAGGTAAAGACCAATTTGCTGAAGAATAA
- a CDS encoding rubredoxin: MAKYKCKVCGYVYDTEVGDEKKNIAPGTPWEEISDAFKCPMCGAPKKMFKLIE; encoded by the coding sequence ATGGCAAAATACAAATGTAAAGTTTGCGGATATGTATATGATACAGAAGTTGGTGACGAAAAAAAGAATATAGCTCCTGGAACTCCATGGGAAGAGATTTCAGATGCATTTAAATGTCCAATGTGCGGAGCACCTAAAAAGATGTTTAAATTAATAGAATAA
- a CDS encoding universal stress protein, with product MFDKILIASDGSKTADMAIDMGIDLARKYDCDVAALYIIDPAKTTFVLGDDEGGEVLDKITAKGKENGVMVIEHIITADPIKDFKVMICKINPDLVVIGAHGNSFDKQKYNSEKLGSVASKVLEVSKVPVLLVK from the coding sequence ATGTTTGATAAAATTTTAATTGCTAGTGATGGTTCAAAAACTGCAGATATGGCAATAGATATGGGAATTGACCTTGCTCGAAAATATGATTGTGACGTTGCGGCATTATATATTATTGATCCTGCAAAGACCACCTTTGTTTTAGGTGATGATGAAGGCGGTGAGGTACTTGATAAAATCACAGCAAAAGGTAAGGAAAACGGTGTTATGGTAATTGAGCATATTATAACTGCTGATCCTATTAAAGATTTCAAGGTAATGATATGTAAAATCAATCCTGATTTAGTTGTTATTGGTGCTCATGGTAATTCCTTTGATAAACAAAAATACAATAGTGAAAAATTAGGCAGTGTTGCATCCAAGGTTTTAGAGGTATCCAAGGTACCTGTTCTTCTTGTAAAATAA